From the genome of Gallus gallus isolate bGalGal1 chromosome 4, bGalGal1.mat.broiler.GRCg7b, whole genome shotgun sequence:
CCCAGCAAGAGCAGCCTGGGaagtggcactgctgcagcccagccagcaCCAAAAGCCAGCGTCCCCTCAACGTCCCCTCAACGAGGACGGTACCAGAGCAAAGTGTGGCGTGAAGCCTCGTCCCCATCTTGTGGCCGTGAGCGTGCATTGCACGGGGCCGTCCTGGAGGGAGGCTGGGGCTGCAAGGGCGTTGCACGGAGCTGCACGACTGCGCATGCTTGCAGGGGTGTTGCACAGAGCCCCGTGAGCATGTCTCCACTTGCAGAAGTGCTGCACGGAGCTGTGCAAATGTGCACAGCTACCTGCAAAGGTGTCGCATGGAGCTATGTCAGTGTGCACGCATGAGTATTACCCGAAGCCATACGAACGCCCATGCCTGCACAGGCGTTGCATGGATTGTTGTGACTGTGCATGCTTACACAGGTGTTGCTTGGAGCCGTGTGAGTGTGCCTGCATGCACGGATCTTGCAGGAAGCTGTGTGAGCGTGCATGCCTGCATGCGTGCAGCATACACGTTGCGTGGAGCAGTGTCAATGAGCACACATTTTGTGCTGCAGCGGAGGTACCATGCACAGTCTGcatgggcacagggcagcacctGATTTGGGATTTGGCCACCAAAGTTGCCCACAAGACCACGTGGCCACCGCGGGGGTGACAGCAGCCACAGGTGACAGCATAGAGGTGACCACAGCCCGGGGTCCTTCCACCAGCCTCACACCCACCCCGCTCTGCCCCGCAGAAGCTTCTGGCTGAGTGTCAGGACCAGCAGTGGTGCCAGTTCTCGGTGCACAGCCAAGTGTTCGGGCCGGACCCGTGCCCCGGCACACACAAGTACCTCATCGCATCCTACAAGTGCCGGCCAGGTGGGCAGCACCCGCGGGAACCCAGGGCTGGGGAAGAAGAGAGGGTTTGGGGTGTCACACCGGGTTACCCTATGGCATCACCCtctccccacgtcccccaccccccccccccagataaCCATCGGGTGAAGACGGTGTGTGAGAACAACGAGCTGAGGCTGCACTGCCGGCCGAAATCCGTCCTGGCCATTTACTCTGCGCACTACGGACGATTCCTGCGGGGCAAACCCGAGTGCGATGCCCCCAACGCTGGGGGACCCCATATTGGTATGAGGGGGGCAGGGTTGCAGCCCGGATcgtggctgggagctgtgcttaGTGCTGTGCCGATGGCCGGAGGTCCCGTGTCCCTGCAGAGTGCCTGGCCCCGGATGCATTGCGGAGGGTCTCCAAGAAGTGCCACCGCAAAGGGAACTGCACGGTGACTGCCGACCAGGCCACCTTTGGGGACCCATGCCTGCCCGGCACGAGGAAGCAGCTGCGGGTGTCCTACACCTGTGGTGAGAGTGGGACTGCGGGGCTGGGGAGGCTGCGTGTCCCCCAACCCTGGGGACGAGTGGGGTGGTGACAGCGGGACGGCGTATCTCATTGCAGTGcccaagcagctgctggaggaggtgggTCCAGACACCTCGGACCCCTTCCTGCTCTCAAACTACATGCACGGTAATTTGGGGAGCGGAGGGGAAACCATCTCATGCCCCGTAGGGATGAAGATCCCCATAGCAATCTACCTCTGAGCAAACGAGGGTGGGGAGGTGTTTTCTGCTGAGGAAAAGAGGGGGTCTGGCAGAGGGACACCCCAAGGGGAGGCGGCCCTTCACGTCCCCTTGTTCACTGCAGGTGGCTGGTACAAAGGGCCCAGGTTCTCCAGGCTCCGGGAAGACCGGATGATTTTTACTAGCTCCCTGGCAGCTTTTGCCCAGCTCTGGGGTACGTGGCCCCAAAGTGCTGGGTTGGCGGGGGATCTCCAGGCCCAGGCTCCCTGTGTGTTGCAGCGGGGTGTGCACCCCGATGCCTCTCTTTGCTCTTCTCCTCCACCAGATGTCCCTGAAAAAGTCGCCCTCTACTTTCTCTGCGGGGTGTCGGCGGGCCtcgctctgctgctgtgcatcGTCAGCCCCAAGGCTGGCTTCCTGCGGGAGGCCAGGGAGGCTCTGCTGGGCCCAGGTGGCCGCTCAGAGGCAAGCAGGACCAAACTGCGGGATGAGCAGGATGAAGACCTGCCCGACGACAGCTCCTCCGACTCCTCCTTCCGCCGCCTCACCCGTGCCTACCGTGCCACTGACAGCATCTTCGGCCCTGAGCTGACAGCGGCCATGGAGGGAGCGGCCGAGCAGCAGGGCCGTGGTGGGGAGGAGATCTGGATGCCCAAGGAAGCCAGTCCCTACACCATCCAGAAGATCAAATCGGCCACCAAGTGAGGAGGTGAAGGACGAGGCGCTGTGCCAGGTGTAGTGTTGGCTCTGTGCCTCCCTTCGTGCTTGGCATGCTGGATGGTGAGCCCTGCTTTCTGGAGAatgggtttgctttttttagcaaataaaagcagaagctCGGAGTTCAGGAAATGAAGCTGTCACACCCAAGCTCCTGCCACCCCATCCCCAACGGGCTCCAGGTCCTGGGGGGGTTCCCATGACCCTGAAAGGATAGTGGGGGACACACGGCCTGCAGCCACCCACACTGCATCACCACCAGCTCTTATGCCCCTTCGGTCTCTCCTTTGCTATTAACAGTGGAAAGGGGAGGAGGAACAAAATGTTGAGCCGCAGTGCCGCTCGTGCTGCTCAGCTCcgtgctgctggcactgggcCACGGGGAGCAACAAGTCAGGCCTGTTTGAgcctgggaaagggaaaggatttagcttgggaaaggaaggaaaacccATCTGTGTCCGTCCCACAGACGGTACTTCTCGCTCCTCCTCTCAACCCTGAGGCTGTGCCAGGGCAGCCATCCCGGAGCAAACACCTCGCAGCAGATGCTTCTCATCCCTCCATCACCTCCAGAGCACCCGAGAGCCCCCCAAGGGCGGTGCTGCAGGGACTAGAAATTCCTGCTTCCCCCCATTGAGCCACGCAGACACCGACCCTGCCCGGGCAGCTCACCAccacacagctgcaggctgtTGGCTGGGGATGGCACCCCGCAGGCGGCTGCACCCATTTCCCAGGTGTGGGTGTGGTGCGGCCCAGAGGATTTCTGTGGGGGGAGCACAGCCCTCGGGGGGCTCTCCTCAGAGCACAGCCGAGCTCAGCTCCACTCGGGCCTCAGAGCCTCGGGGCCAATGGTGGAGAAAGCTATTTAGTCAATAAAGGAACCTCGTAAACAAGATAGAGAGTGACTTTTCACATAATCTAGGTGGGATACAACAAGAGGGAGGTTTTTATTCGGGTTTTAGTGGTAGGGAGGCTGCAGTCTCAGGCTGGTTTTCGCCACGGACGCAGGGCCTCACTAGGCCTCACCAGGCCTCGCTtagcccaagcacagccctgcagccccctgaTGGGGATACAGCCCCCGGAGCTCCCAGGACCTCGGGCCGTGCGTCACAAGAGATCCGTGGAGGCCGCGGAGGCCATACAGAGCGCCACGAACCACCGCACGCTGCAGGCACCGCACGCCACCGCACCGCCGCCATGATACCCCCGGCCGCCATGACACCGCCCCCaaccgccccggccccgcccccaACCGCCGTGaccccgcccccctcccctccgccgCTCCCCATTGGCCGGCGTTGCCGAATTTTAAACTCTTCTCCCCGCCCCTTAGCAACCGCATCCATCCCGGCTCTCCCATTGGCTCTCGGGCGGTGCGGCCCGCTCGCTGATTGGCCGCGCGGCTCGACCAGTGCCGGCAGCCGTCGCCGCGCTGCTACTTTCAAAAGAgccggggccggcggcggcTGCGTGCAGGTGAGCGGCGGTGCGATAAAGTGGCCTGCAGTGCCCGTTTGTACCCCCCTCGTTTTATTCCTACCTTCGTGCGGGGCTCCTTCCTGTGTCACTGGGTGCCGAGCGGGGCCCTTACCCTATAGGCCCTGAGACCTtgtggagggagggagggatggatggagggatggggaggtCCCACTGCACCCCCTCTCCCCGGATCCCTTTGCTTCCCCCACCCCCCGGTGCTCCCCTGCCTCTctttggggctgggagggagctcTGAGCCTCTGAGCAGTGCTCCTGGCTGTGTTGGGCCCCGCACCCCTTTTCCTGCGGGTGTGCAGTGAGATTTGGACCCCCCCCGTAGCTGTGCCCATCCCCCCTCTTTGCTCGCAGAGGCCGAGGAGGAGGATGCCGGTGGCACGCAGCAgcaaggcacagagcagcaagcagcccCGAGCCAGCAAGGCGCCCTCCGTTACCGAGAATGTCCCCCCCGAGAAGGTATGGCTGTGGGctatggggggagggggggctccCTACGGgctgcccccggccccgcaTCACCGGCTGTGTTGCAGGAGGAGGGCTGCCAGGCCAAGCGCTCCCCATCCTCGCCCCAGGGAGGGCCCAAGAAGAGGTCAGCGTTTGGGGACATCACCAACGTGagtgcactgctgtgctcccagcccctCCCCCACGAGCGCCGATCAGCCTCACCGTACCTCTTTGCTAcgttttcctctctttcccccccccaaaaacagGCTCACAAGAACCAGGTGGTGACAGGGAAGAAGGAGGGGGTGAAAGCTCCCGCCCGCAAAGCAACGAGGGCCCCCCCTGCCCCCATAGTGGCCAAGAACAATGAGATCAACCTGAAAAAGTGAGTACCCAGGTGAGATGGGAACGGGGTGTGGGGTCAGCACCTGCCCACAGccgtccctgggggtgctggAGTGCATGAGGGGGGTGAGATAGATGGGGCTTTTTGGAGACCCAGGACATGCCTCCCTTCTGATGTTCTTGTCCTGTTTAGGTCATTGAGGAAAACCCCCCCAGCAGATGTTCCTGTGGAGCCTGAGAAAGATTCTGTGCCCGAGGAGCCTGTGCAGGTATGAAGTGTCTCAGGTGGTGGACCCCAGGGTGCcacctgccccccccccccccccagccctatTCTAGGGGTACTGGGGCGTCTCTGCAAGCTGCTCAGTGTGGTGTTTGGGAGCTGGATGTGAAACCTCCTCCTCTGAGTGTCTGCAATGAGAAAGAGTGGAATGAGGGCTGTGGCTCAGCTTGGAGAGAAGGTGTGCTACCCCATAGAGCTCTGCGAGCTCTCCCCACATCTGTCCTcgctgctgccttccccacaCAGCAGGTCCCAGTGGTGGAGGACATAGacaaggagcagctgggagaCCCCTATGCCAATGCTGAGTACGCCAAGGAGATCTTCGACTACATGCGGGAGAGGGAGGTGGGTGATGAGCGATGTCTGCCTGGGGAGTGctgtgtggggtgggagggctCATTTTGGGAGGGGACTCCCTGACTTCTGCTGCCTCGACAGGAGAAGTTCCTGCTCCCTGATTACATGGAGAAGCAGTCAGACATCAGCAGGGACATGCGTGCCATCCTAGTGGACTGGATGGTGGAGGTGCAGGTAGGCAGGTGTGGGGAGGGAGCTTGGGCTCATCCCAAGCTTTATATAGGGTGGGAGTTGCTCTGAACCTATAAACATCCCCAGCTCAGAGCTCCTCTTCATCCCCCTTCCCATGGTGCTGATGAGCCCGTGAATGCCCCAGGAATGCAGGCTTTTGCTCAACACCTCACATCCTTGCAGGAAAACTTTGAGCTGAACCACGAGACGCTGTACCtggcagtgaagctggtggACCACTACCT
Proteins encoded in this window:
- the EVA1CL gene encoding protein eva-1 homolog C isoform X9, encoding MVATLVVALLLLCLAAGTEASPELSGYLRKVLRNHTVHTCDGEQLLILCPRKTTISILGAFYGRRVPSPNLCPSPGNVSQESTECMSPTAHLKLLAECQDQQWCQFSVHSQVFGPDPCPGTHKYLIASYKCRPDNHRVKTVCENNELRLHCRPKSVLAIYSAHYGRFLRGKPECDAPNAGGPHIECLAPDALRRVSKKCHRKGNCTVTADQATFGDPCLPGTRKQLRVSYTCGGWYKGPRFSRLREDRMIFTSSLAAFAQLWDVPEKVALYFLCGVSAGLALLLCIVSPKAGFLREAREALLGPGGRSEASRTKLRDEQDEDLPDDSSSDSSFRRLTRAYRATDSIFGPELTAAMEGAAEQQGRGGEEIWMPKEASPYTIQKIKSATK
- the EVA1CL gene encoding protein eva-1 homolog C isoform X8 — protein: MVATLVVALLLLCLAAGTEASPELSGYLRKVLRNHTVHTCDGEQLLILCPRKTTISILGAFYGRRVPSPNLCPSPGNVSQESTECMSPTAHLKLLAECQDQQWCQFSVHSQVFGPDPCPGTHKYLIASYKCRPDNHRVKTVCENNELRLHCRPKSVLAIYSAHYGRFLRGKPECDAPNAGGPHIECLAPDALRRVSKKCHRKGNCTVTADQATFGDPCLPGTRKQLRVSYTCVPKQLLEEVGPDTSDPFLLSNYMHGGWYKGPRFSRLREDRMIFTSSLAAFAQLWDVPEKVALYFLCGVSAGLALLLCIVSPKAGFLREAREALLGPGGRSEASRTKLRDEQDEDLPDDSSSDSSFRRLTRAYRATDSIFGPELTAAMEGAAEQQGRGGEEIWMPKEASPYTIQKIKSATK
- the EVA1CL gene encoding protein eva-1 homolog C isoform X1, with amino-acid sequence MPTPLHGEAGLRIWGSVDGGQTRLLATTSSQTALHRKALQNTHPTALFPEFGLLHGKDAPLLPSPGCPWAELAAGVSPATCRGAVQSAPALHNVGFLLRPTCPVQPSSSLDKLRTFCKQSVNEESFLPLLSKGSPSLPPQHSMTGHVLGHRLQHACIRLAVSRKRGAGWGPHCPSPSAAQPSKTHPLLPVPLVPVLSQLPKAASVALQGTEGPIVTAVPAPAPAPAAAGTGWWQRAVVAPWWPRWWWPCCSSAWLQAQRPARSSAKLLAECQDQQWCQFSVHSQVFGPDPCPGTHKYLIASYKCRPDNHRVKTVCENNELRLHCRPKSVLAIYSAHYGRFLRGKPECDAPNAGGPHIECLAPDALRRVSKKCHRKGNCTVTADQATFGDPCLPGTRKQLRVSYTCVPKQLLEEVGPDTSDPFLLSNYMHGGWYKGPRFSRLREDRMIFTSSLAAFAQLWGTWPQSAGLAGDLQAQAPCVLQRGVHPDASLCSSPPPDVPEKVALYFLCGVSAGLALLLCIVSPKAGFLREAREALLGPGGRSEASRTKLRDEQDEDLPDDSSSDSSFRRLTRAYRATDSIFGPELTAAMEGAAEQQGRGGEEIWMPKEASPYTIQKIKSATK
- the EVA1CL gene encoding protein eva-1 homolog C isoform X3 — encoded protein: MPTPLHGEAGLRIWGSVDGGQTRLLATTSSQTALHRKALQNTHPTALFPEFGLLHGKDAPLLPSPGCPWAELAAGVSPATCRGAVQSAPALHNVGFLLRPTCPVQPSSSLDKLRTFCKQSVNEESFLPLLSKGSPSLPPQHSMTGHVLGHRLQHACIRLAVSRKRGAGWGPHCPSPSAAQPSKTHPLLPVPLVPVLSQLPKAASVALQGTEGPIVTAVPAPAPAPAAAGTGWWQRAVVAPWWPRWWWPCCSSAWLQAQRPARSSAKLLAECQDQQWCQFSVHSQVFGPDPCPGTHKYLIASYKCRPDNHRVKTVCENNELRLHCRPKSVLAIYSAHYGRFLRGKPECDAPNAGGPHIECLAPDALRRVSKKCHRKGNCTVTADQATFGDPCLPGTRKQLRVSYTCVPKQLLEEVGPDTSDPFLLSNYMHGGWYKGPRFSRLREDRMIFTSSLAAFAQLWDVPEKVALYFLCGVSAGLALLLCIVSPKAGFLREAREALLGPGGRSEASRTKLRDEQDEDLPDDSSSDSSFRRLTRAYRATDSIFGPELTAAMEGAAEQQGRGGEEIWMPKEASPYTIQKIKSATK
- the EVA1CL gene encoding protein eva-1 homolog C isoform X5 gives rise to the protein MPTPLHGEAGLRIWGSVDGGQTRLLATTSSQTALHRKALQNTHPTALFPEFGLLHGKDAPLLPSPGCPWAELAAGVSPATCRGAVQSAPALHNVGFLLRPTCPVQPSSSLDKLRTFCKQSVNEESFLPLLSKGSPSLPPQHSMTGHVLGHRLQHACIRLAVSRKRGAGWGPHCPSPSAAQPSKTHPLLPVPLVPVLSQLPKAASVALQGTEGPIVTAVPAPAPAPAAAGTGWWQRAVVAPWWPRWWWPCCSSAWLQAQRPARSSAKLLAECQDQQWCQFSVHSQVFGPDPCPGTHKYLIASYKCRPDNHRVKTVCENNELRLHCRPKSVLAIYSAHYGRFLRGKPECDAPNAGGPHIECLAPDALRRVSKKCHRKGNCTVTADQATFGDPCLPGTRKQLRVSYTCVPKQLLEEVGPDTSDPFLLSNYMHDVPEKVALYFLCGVSAGLALLLCIVSPKAGFLREAREALLGPGGRSEASRTKLRDEQDEDLPDDSSSDSSFRRLTRAYRATDSIFGPELTAAMEGAAEQQGRGGEEIWMPKEASPYTIQKIKSATK
- the EVA1CL gene encoding protein eva-1 homolog C isoform X4, whose protein sequence is MPTPLHGEAGLRIWGSVDGGQTRLLATTSSQTALHRKALQNTHPTALFPEFGLLHGKDAPLLPSPGCPWAELAAGVSPATCRGAVQSAPALHNVGFLLRPTCPVQPSSSLDKLRTFCKQSVNEESFLPLLSKGSPSLPPQHSMTGHVLGHRLQHACIRLAVSRKRGAGWGPHCPSPSAAQPSKTHPLLPVPLVPVLSQLPKAASVALQGTEGPIVTAVPAPAPAPAAAGTGWWQRAVVAPWWPRWWWPCCSSAWLQAQRPARSSAKLLAECQDQQWCQFSVHSQVFGPDPCPGTHKYLIASYKCRPDNHRVKTVCENNELRLHCRPKSVLAIYSAHYGRFLRGKPECDAPNAGGPHIECLAPDALRRVSKKCHRKGNCTVTADQATFGDPCLPGTRKQLRVSYTCGGWYKGPRFSRLREDRMIFTSSLAAFAQLWDVPEKVALYFLCGVSAGLALLLCIVSPKAGFLREAREALLGPGGRSEASRTKLRDEQDEDLPDDSSSDSSFRRLTRAYRATDSIFGPELTAAMEGAAEQQGRGGEEIWMPKEASPYTIQKIKSATK
- the EVA1CL gene encoding protein eva-1 homolog C isoform X2, encoding MPTPLHGEAGLRIWGSVDGGQTRLLATTSSQTALHRKALQNTHPTALFPEFGLLHGKDAPLLPSPGCPWAELAAGVSPATCRGAVQSAPALHNVGFLLRPTCPVQPSSSLDKLRTFCKQSVNEESFLPLLSKGSPSLPPQHSMTGHVLGHRLQHACIRLAVSRKRGAGWGPHCPSPSAAQPSKTHPLLPVPLVPVLSQLPKAASVALQGTEGPIVTAVPAPAPAPAAAGTGWWQRAVVAPWWPRWWWPCCSSAWLQAQRPARSSAKLLAECQDQQWCQFSVHSQVFGPDPCPGTHKYLIASYKCRPDNHRVKTVCENNELRLHCRPKSVLAIYSAHYGRFLRGKPECDAPNAGGPHIECLAPDALRRVSKKCHRKGNCTVTADQATFGDPCLPGTRKQLRVSYTCGGWYKGPRFSRLREDRMIFTSSLAAFAQLWGTWPQSAGLAGDLQAQAPCVLQRGVHPDASLCSSPPPDVPEKVALYFLCGVSAGLALLLCIVSPKAGFLREAREALLGPGGRSEASRTKLRDEQDEDLPDDSSSDSSFRRLTRAYRATDSIFGPELTAAMEGAAEQQGRGGEEIWMPKEASPYTIQKIKSATK
- the EVA1CL gene encoding protein eva-1 homolog C isoform X7; its protein translation is MVATLVVALLLLCLAAGTEASPELSGYLRKVLRNHTVHTCDGEQLLILCPRKTTISILGAFYGRRVPSPNLCPSPGNVSQESTECMSPTAHLKLLAECQDQQWCQFSVHSQVFGPDPCPGTHKYLIASYKCRPDNHRVKTVCENNELRLHCRPKSVLAIYSAHYGRFLRGKPECDAPNAGGPHIECLAPDALRRVSKKCHRKGNCTVTADQATFGDPCLPGTRKQLRVSYTCVPKQLLEEVGPDTSDPFLLSNYMHGGWYKGPRFSRLREDRMIFTSSLAAFAQLWGTWPQSAGLAGDLQAQAPCVLQRGVHPDASLCSSPPPDVPEKVALYFLCGVSAGLALLLCIVSPKAGFLREAREALLGPGGRSEASRTKLRDEQDEDLPDDSSSDSSFRRLTRAYRATDSIFGPELTAAMEGAAEQQGRGGEEIWMPKEASPYTIQKIKSATK
- the EVA1CL gene encoding uncharacterized protein EVA1CL isoform X6 produces the protein MPTPLHGEAGLRIWGSVDGGQTRLLATTSSQTALHRKALQNTHPTALFPEFGLLHGKDAPLLPSPGCPWAELAAGVSPATCRGAVQSAPALHNVGFLLRPTCPVQPSSSLDKLRTFCKQSVNEESFLPLLSKGSPSLPPQHSMTGHVLGHRLQHACIRLAVSRKRGAGWGPHCPSPSAAQPSKTHPLLPVPLVPVLSQLPKAASVALQGTEGPIVTAVPAPAPAPAAAGTGWWQRAVVAPWWPRWWWPCCSSAWLQAQRPARSSAKLLAECQDQQWCQFSVHSQVFGPDPCPGTHKYLIASYKCRPDNHRVKTVCENNELRLHCRPKSVLAIYSAHYGRFLRGKPECDAPNAGGPHIECLAPDALRRVSKKCHRKGNCTVTADQATFGDPCLPGTRKQLRVSYTCDVPEKVALYFLCGVSAGLALLLCIVSPKAGFLREAREALLGPGGRSEASRTKLRDEQDEDLPDDSSSDSSFRRLTRAYRATDSIFGPELTAAMEGAAEQQGRGGEEIWMPKEASPYTIQKIKSATK
- the EVA1CL gene encoding protein eva-1 homolog C isoform X10 → MVATLVVALLLLCLAAGTEASPELSGYLRKVLRNHTVHTCDGEQLLILCPRKTTISILGAFYGRRVPSPNLCPSPGNVSQESTECMSPTAHLKLLAECQDQQWCQFSVHSQVFGPDPCPGTHKYLIASYKCRPDNHRVKTVCENNELRLHCRPKSVLAIYSAHYGRFLRGKPECDAPNAGGPHIECLAPDALRRVSKKCHRKGNCTVTADQATFGDPCLPGTRKQLRVSYTCVPKQLLEEVGPDTSDPFLLSNYMHDVPEKVALYFLCGVSAGLALLLCIVSPKAGFLREAREALLGPGGRSEASRTKLRDEQDEDLPDDSSSDSSFRRLTRAYRATDSIFGPELTAAMEGAAEQQGRGGEEIWMPKEASPYTIQKIKSATK
- the EVA1CL gene encoding protein eva-1 homolog C isoform X11 gives rise to the protein MVATLVVALLLLCLAAGTEASPELSGYLRKVLRNHTVHTCDGEQLLILCPRKTTISILGAFYGRRVPSPNLCPSPGNVSQESTECMSPTAHLKLLAECQDQQWCQFSVHSQVFGPDPCPGTHKYLIASYKCRPDNHRVKTVCENNELRLHCRPKSVLAIYSAHYGRFLRGKPECDAPNAGGPHIECLAPDALRRVSKKCHRKGNCTVTADQATFGDPCLPGTRKQLRVSYTCDVPEKVALYFLCGVSAGLALLLCIVSPKAGFLREAREALLGPGGRSEASRTKLRDEQDEDLPDDSSSDSSFRRLTRAYRATDSIFGPELTAAMEGAAEQQGRGGEEIWMPKEASPYTIQKIKSATK
- the EVA1CL gene encoding protein eva-1 homolog C isoform X12, which codes for MVATLVVALLLLCLAAGTEASPELSDNHRVKTVCENNELRLHCRPKSVLAIYSAHYGRFLRGKPECDAPNAGGPHIECLAPDALRRVSKKCHRKGNCTVTADQATFGDPCLPGTRKQLRVSYTCVPKQLLEEVGPDTSDPFLLSNYMHGGWYKGPRFSRLREDRMIFTSSLAAFAQLWGTWPQSAGLAGDLQAQAPCVLQRGVHPDASLCSSPPPDVPEKVALYFLCGVSAGLALLLCIVSPKAGFLREAREALLGPGGRSEASRTKLRDEQDEDLPDDSSSDSSFRRLTRAYRATDSIFGPELTAAMEGAAEQQGRGGEEIWMPKEASPYTIQKIKSATK
- the CCNB3 gene encoding G2/mitotic-specific cyclin-B3 gives rise to the protein MPVARSSKAQSSKQPRASKAPSVTENVPPEKEEGCQAKRSPSSPQGGPKKRSAFGDITNAHKNQVVTGKKEGVKAPARKATRAPPAPIVAKNNEINLKKSLRKTPPADVPVEPEKDSVPEEPVQQVPVVEDIDKEQLGDPYANAEYAKEIFDYMREREEKFLLPDYMEKQSDISRDMRAILVDWMVEVQENFELNHETLYLAVKLVDHYLVEVVSMRDKLQLIGSTAVLIASKFEERCPPCVDDFLYICDDAYKREELIAMETSILRTLNFDINIPIPYRFLRRFAKCARASMETLTLARFVCEMTLQEYDYARERPSKLAASSLLLALTMKNLGGWTPTLEYYSGYCAQDLHPLVKRLNFLLTYQPCDKLKAVRTKYSHRVFFEVAKTTPMDMMKLEEKLKS
- the CCNB3 gene encoding G2/mitotic-specific cyclin-B3 isoform X2, with the translated sequence MPVARSSKAQSSKQPRASKAPSVTENVPPEKEEGCQAKRSPSSPQGGPKKRSAFGDITNAHKNQVVTGKKEGVKAPARKATRAPPAPIVAKNNEINLKKSLRKTPPADVPVEPEKDSVPEEPVQVPVVEDIDKEQLGDPYANAEYAKEIFDYMREREEKFLLPDYMEKQSDISRDMRAILVDWMVEVQENFELNHETLYLAVKLVDHYLVEVVSMRDKLQLIGSTAVLIASKFEERCPPCVDDFLYICDDAYKREELIAMETSILRTLNFDINIPIPYRFLRRFAKCARASMETLTLARFVCEMTLQEYDYARERPSKLAASSLLLALTMKNLGGWTPTLEYYSGYCAQDLHPLVKRLNFLLTYQPCDKLKAVRTKYSHRVFFEVAKTTPMDMMKLEEKLKS